One region of Exiguobacterium acetylicum genomic DNA includes:
- a CDS encoding GlsB/YeaQ/YmgE family stress response membrane protein, producing MGFLWALIIGGLIGWIASLIIGKDVPGGIIGNIIAGFIGSMIGQAIFGSMGPKIAGFAVIPAILGAVILIFIVSLILRAVRK from the coding sequence ATGGGTTTCTTATGGGCACTCATCATTGGTGGTCTCATCGGTTGGATCGCAAGTTTAATTATCGGGAAAGACGTACCGGGTGGCATCATCGGTAACATTATCGCTGGTTTCATCGGTTCGATGATCGGTCAAGCCATCTTTGGTTCAATGGGACCAAAAATCGCTGGTTTCGCAGTCATTCCGGCTATTCTCGGAGCAGTCATCTTGATCTTCATCGTTTCACTTATTCTCCGGGCAGTACGCAAGTAA